GTCATGTCTTTTTGACGACTTTCCAAAAGTTTTACATATAAATTTGATACTAATATAAAGCTATGCTATAGTAAAATTATATCAAAGTGACTAAAAAACTAAATTAGTCAAAACGGAGGGAATGAGAATGGCACCAGACAGAAGAAAAATGATTGTTGAAGCGGCAACAAAATCCTTTTCATTATTTGGATATAAAGCGACGACAATGGATCAGGTTGCAAAGCTTGCTAATGTTGGAAAAGGAACGATTTATACTTTTTTTAAAAATAAAGAGGAATTATTTGAAGAGATTATTTCTTCCTTGGTGAAAGAAATGATTGTAGAGGCGGAGGCGGTTCTCCAGCCAGATTTACCGTTTACGGAAAATGTCCATCGTGCCCTATACCGTTTATTAGAATTTCGCTCCCAGCATCACCTCATGATTAAGCTTGTCCAGGAAGAAGCCGAAATGGGAACATTGACGGTTTCCGAAATGCTGCAGCATGTCGAAAATGAGATTATTGCTTATTTACAGCAAAAAATGGAGACAGCCATTGCAAAAGGGGCCCTCCCAGCAATCAACACTGAAATCACTAGCTTTCTATTGTTAAAAATGTATATTGCCCTTGTGTCTGATTGGGAAAGAAACCACGAACCGTTGAGTTCGGAGCAAATCGCTGAAATTATGAAGGTATTTCTTTTGAAGGGGCTTCCAAGGTGATAGAAAAGGCTTGTGCCAACAACTGCACAAGCCTTTTGTCATTATTAATTTTGCATTTTTAGCCATTCGTCACGGAGTATCCCCATAATGACACGGTCATACTTCTTCCCGTCCCTTAGTACTGCGCTTCTCATTGACCCTTCCGTTTTAAAGCCAACCTTTTCATATGCTTTTATTGCCTGAAGGTTATAGGAAATGACATCAAGCCCAACGCGATTCATGTTTAGTTCATAAAAAGCATAACGAAGAATCAGGTTCAGGGCATCTGTCCCGTAGCCTTTGCCACGATGGTCCGGATTTCCAATGCCGATTGCCAGCAAACAAGCCTGATTGTTCCATTCGATGCCGTGAAGGGCAACAAAGCCAATCAGCGTGTCATCATCAAGAGTACGCAGCCTGAATTCGAAATTCTTAGAGCCGTTCCTTTTCGAAGCGTCATATTCTCTCAATGCAGCGGACGATTTTGGCACCGCAAAATCAGTATCGACTTTTCGTAAATAATCACTATTTTCCTGCCAACGAGCCATTTCCTCCGCGTCTGAATCTCTTTCAGCGGTTAATTTTAGATACTTTCCTTTAAATAAATCATTCATCATCATTCATAATTCCCCCTAATTTTTTTAGCGGGGGCAGTTGCACATTGTATCAGGTTTACCTGAGGCCCCCTGTATTACCAGTGTTTTCGGGTTCCTGCAATGAGCGATAGCATAGGCACATCTCCTCTAAACGTAATCTAGCTTAAGTATAAGATTTTTTTGAAGATTCGGCAATCTATATTTTTACTCTACTTCTGTCAGTGTCTTTTTCCATTAGACTTAAAAAATACCTAACAAGAAAAGAAAGATGGAGCCAATTGTTATGCTGATTCCAAATCCAAAAACAATATGGTAATCGTTCGCAAAGATACTCTTATTCTTGTTGTTCTAAAGGACAAAACGGCCTGGGAAAACGTAAAAAGTGTCTTTAATAGAGGGTCTTAAGGACAAAACGGTCTGAGAAAGAATAAAAAATGTCTTTAATAAGGCCTCTTAAAGACAAAACGGCCTGAAAAAATGTAAACAATGTCTTTAATATGGAGTGTCTAATTGCACAAGATTGATTCAAATTTGAGGTATGTTGCTATAAGTGGATTTTATTAGGGAAAATCGTAGAAAAAGTCTACGTTAAAAGTTTTTACGTGGATATTTCTTCTGCTTACTAACAGGGATTTGTCCTTCATCAGGCTAATGAAAACCATTCCTTTCGCCTACCAACAGAGATTTGTCCTTCATGGAGCTAATGAAGACCATATCTTCCGCTTACTAACAGGGATTTGTCCTTCATCAGGCTAATGAAGATCATTTCTTCCGCTTACTAACAGGGATGTGTCCTTCATCAGGCTAATGAAGACCATATCTTTTGCTTACCAACAGAGATTTGTCCTTCATTGAGCTAATGAAGACCATATCTTCCGCTTACTAACAGGGATTTGTCCTTCATCAGGCTAATGAAGACCATTTCTTCCGCTCACTAACAAGAATTTGTCCTTCATCAGGCTAATGAAGACCATTCCTTTCGCCTACCAACAGAGATTTGTCCATCATGGAGCTAATGAAGACCATTTCTTTCGCCTACCAACGCGGATTTGGCCTTCATGGGGCTAATGAAGACCATTTCTATCTCCACCCTACGAAGATTTGTCCTTCATCAGCATAATGAAGGACAAACCGCCAGCTGCCCTACGTCAGTCAAAAGGTACATAATTAACCAAGCATTACTGTTTTTTACTTAAATTCTCTTGTGCCATTTTAACGAGCTCGCGAACCATGCTGCCGCCAAGCCTGCCGCCGACTTTTCCAGCCTGTTCGGATGTGAGCTGGCCGTTATAGCCTTTTTTCAAGGGGACACCGACCTCTTCAGCAGCTTCAAATTTCGCATTCTCTGGGTTTGCAGTTTGAACGACCTTTGCTTTAAGTGCATCCAATCCTTTTCGCGCTTCCGGGACAAGTATTTTATTTCTTCTGGCCATAGGAAATCCCTCCTTCCATAGTAGGATTTCCTTAATAAAAAAAATTCATCAACATGACTGGATAAATCCTAATGTTTCCAGTATAATAACTGGTAATCAAGTTGGAAAAGTCAATGAAAAAGAGAGTAGTTATCTAGGAAGTGAAAGCGAGTCAGGGGTGGTGTGAGCCTGATACGGAGCAGATAATGAAGCGCACTTTGGAGATGCTGACCCGAACCAAGTAGGGTACGCCGGAGAATCCTCCGTTACAAAGTAAAGCCGGTTCTTTTTGAACAATTAGAGTGGTACCGCGGGATTATCAAACTCTCGTCTCTTTATATAAGAGGCGGGGGTTTTTTGTTTTTTTAAATAAAAGGAGGTCAAAAAAATGAATTATAAAAAGGAGCTTGCAGCCATCCTATTTGAACTGCTAGACCAGGAAATTACTGCAGCGGAACTAGAACTAATGATTGAAAAACCAAAAATCGCTGCACATGGGGACTTAGCCTTTCCATGTTTCACATTAGCCAAGCTAAAAAGAAAATCGCCCAATCTGATTGCGCAAGAGCTAAGTGAAAAGATTCAATCGCCTACATTTGAAAAGGTTGAAGTTGTGGGCGCGTACCTTAATATCTTTTTAAATAAAAAGCTGGTTTCGGAACAGCTCATCAGCAGCATTTTCGAGCAAAAATGCCATTTCGGTGCCCAGGAATTTGGGAATGGAGGCAATGTACCGATCGATATGTCGTCGCCGAATATTGCTAAGCCATTTTCGATGGGACATTTGCGTTCCACTGTAATTGGAAACTCTATAGCACTTATTACAGAGAAATGCGGCTATAAGCCCATCAGAATAAACCATCTTGGTGACTGGGGTACACAGTTTGGGAAGTTAATTACCGCCTATAAACTATGGGGTGATGCCGAAAAGGTAAAACAAAACCCTATTAAGGAGTTACTCGCGCTATATATTAAGTTTCATGATGTAGCGGAATCAGACCCATCACTCGAAGATCAGGGACGCAGCTGGTTCAAACGGTTAGAAGATGGTGATGAGGAAGCCCAAACACTGTGGCAATGGTTCCGAGATGAATCGCTTAAAGAGTTTTCAAGAATTTATGAGTTGATGAACGTCCAATTTGACTCCTATGCGGGCGAAGCATTTTATAATGACAAAATGGATCGGATCGTCAAGCTGCTTGAGGAAAAACAACTGCTAGTAGAATCCGATCAGGCGATGGTAGTCGAGTTAGCCGAAGACCAGCTGCCGCCATGCTTAATTAAAAAATCTGATGGTGCAACACTCTACGCCACTCGTGATTTAGCTGCCGCACTTTACAGAAAAGAGAACTACGACTTTGCCCGATCCTTATATGTGGTCGGTCATGAACAAAGCCTTCATTTTAAACAACTAATTGCCGTGTTAAGAAAAATGGGTTATGAATGGGCCGAGAAAATGGTTCATGTTCCATTTGGAATGATGTTAAAAGACGGTAAAAAGATGTCGACACGTAAAGGCAAGGTTGTTTTATTAGAAGAGGTATTAAATGAATCGATTTCGATGGCACGGCACAATATCGAAGAGAAGAATCCAAACCTGGCAAACAAGGATGCTGTATCGAAGCAGGTTGGAGTGGGTGCGGTTATTTTCCACGACCTAAAAAATAACCGGATGAATGATATTGAATTTTCCTTAGAGGAAATGCTTCGCTTTGAAGGGGAAACAGGCCCATATGTCCAATACACCTTTGCCCGGGCATGTTCGATTTTACGGAAAGCGAATTGGAAGGCGGATATACAGCCTGAAAACTACACGAATTCTTGGGAAAAAGAATGGAAGGTGGCAAGCCTGCTAATGGAATTTGCACCTGCCATTAAAAGAGCTTGTGAGAACTTTGATCCCTCACAGGTGGCTAAATATATTGTTGACCTTGCCCAAGCCTTCAATAAATATTATGCCGAAGTAAAAATCCTCGAGGAAAGCAGCGAACGGGAAGCGCGCTTGGCCCTTGTTTATTCGGTAACAGTTGTTCTGAAAGAAGGCTTGCGACTGTTAGGAATTGAAGCACCGGAAGAAATGTAAGAGCGTTTTACTTTAAAAATTACCTGATTTTGGTATAGAATAAAGCTATGAAATGAGAGGGAGGCTAAAATGAATGAGTGAACTATTATTTAAGAGCTTTGAGTTGACCAGGAGTTATTTTATTAAAATTGTCGAGGCTTTAGACGAGGCGATTCTAGATGTCCAGCCGCACGGTTTTAACAATACGATTCACTGGCATGTTGGTCATGTTTTGACAGTTGCTGAACAGTTTATGTTTGGCTTTCCGAAAAAATCAACGAGTCTCCCAGCAAATTATATGGAAATTTTTGCAACAGGTACGAAACCAGCCGACTGGCAAGGTGACGTTCCATCTATGCAGGAATTATCGGCACAGTTAAAAGAGCAAACGAAAAGAATCAAGGAAATTCCGGCAGAAAGCTTTAACGAAAAGCTGAAAACTCCGTTTCTAGGTCAAGAAACCTTTGGTGAACTTGCCAACTTTGCTATTTTTCATGAGTCTCTTCATTTAGGCCAAATCCAAGCAATGAAACGCGTCATTGAAGCTGCTAATGCAAAGTAATACATTTTGACATGAAATTTCGTTTCTACTTGTCGTAGAAACGTTTTTTCATTGATTAAAAAGAGAGGAAGACTTCACTTTATATGGAAAAACAGCTAAGAAAAGAAAAGATATGGACAAAAGACTTTGTTCTTATCTGTTTTGCTAACTTCTTTATCTTTCTTGGATTTCAAATGACGCTCCCAACTATTCCTCTGTTTGTGGAAGATTTAGGCGGTAATGATCAATTAATCGGGTTTGTCGTAGGGATCTTTACCTTTTCTGCCTTATTACTGCGCCCATATGCGGGAAAATCACTTGAAACAAAGGGAAGGGGATTTGTTTATCTCATTGGTTTAGCCATTTTTGTCCTATCGGTTGGATCCTTTGGATTTTTAACGAGCATCACCTTCTTATTTGTGATGCGCGTTGTTCAAGGGGCCGGGTGGGGATTTTCCACTACTGCCTCCGGAACGATTGCCTCGGATTTAATTCCTGCTTCTAGAAGAGGAGAGGGAATGGGGTATTATGGGTTGTCTGGCAATTTAGCACTGGCAATTGGTCCTTCTCTAGGGCTGATTTTAACCGGCATCATTTCGTTTAAACAATTTTTCTTAATTTGTGCCGGATTAGGATTGGTAGCTCTTTTGTTGTCTTCAAGAATTACCTACAAAAAGGTTGAACCAAAGCAGAAAGAGACAAAAGTAAAGCTTGATCTTTATGAGAAAAATGCATTGAAGCCGTCGATGCTGATGTTCTTTATCACAGTAACATTTGGCGGGATTGCTGCATTTCTACCATTATATACGGCTGAAAAGCATATTTCCGGTATTCAAATGTACTTTCTCTTATATGCACTTGCATTAATGGCCACAAGGACTTTCGCGGGACAGATATATGACCGAAAAGGACATCAGGCTGTCTTTATCCCCGGAACATTGTTAATATTGGCAGGGATGATTTTGTTATCGTGGCTCCCAAACAGCATGATTCTTTTTTTAGCTGCTGTTTTGTATGGTCTAGGTTTTGGCATGGTACAACCTGCCCTGCAGGCGTGGGCTATTGAAAAAGTTCCAATGCATCGAAGAGGTATGGCGAATGCTACTTTCTATTCCTTTTTCGATTTAGGTGTGGGCTTAGGGGCAATGGTGTTCGGTCAGATTAGCCATCTGCTCGGATATAGCAGTATTTATATAACATCTGCTGTTTCCATTTTCATTTCGATGCTCCTTTATTTCTATTTTTTATATAAAGGCCGGGTAAGTGTGGCCCAGCAAGGGTCATAAAATAAGCTAGAATGAGAACAATAGTGGTTGAACGAAGGTATGGGGAAAATTCTCATACCTTTTTTATATTCCCTTTGGGCAGAAAAGAATGGATGATTCAATGGAAAAAGGGAAAAAATAAAAATTAGATGATAATGAATAACCTGAATTTTACCAATTCCTTGCAAAGAGTTGACACCGATAATAAGCAAATCTTATAATCAGGTTTATGTGTTTGAAAACGTTGTCGTTTTTTGTCGAAAAATTTAGTTGATTTATACTTTTACAGCTCAGAGATATCATCATCAGAAAAGGGAGAGAGCGTTTTTGAAATTTGTTATGTTTTTGGTGGCATTAGTCGTTATTTTTTTGCTTGCCTTTATCGTAAGTAACGATAAAAAAGGGATCAAATTCAAGTCGATTGGTATCATGGTCATTTTACAGCTTCTATTTGCTTATTTTTTCCTTAATACAGAAATAGGGCTTGTGCTAATTAGAGGAATTTCAGGAGTATTTGAACATCTTCTAGCATATGCTGCAGACGGGGTTAATTTTGTTTTCGGCGGAATCGCAAATAAAGGGGAAGCACCATTCTTCTTGAACGTTCTAATGCCGATTGTTTTTATTTCCGTATTAATTGGAATTGCTCAGTACATAAGAGTCCTTCCGATTATCATCCGTTTCCTAGGCATAGTTTTAAGTAAGGTGAGTGGGCTTGGGAAATTAGAGTCTTATAACGCGGTGGCATCTGCTGTTTTTGGCCAATCTGAGGTGTTTATTTCAGTAAAAAAACAGCTTCCATACCTTCCTGAACATCGTATGTATACATTATGTACCTCGGCAATGTCGACGGTGTCGGCATCGATATTAGGGGCGTACATGACAATGATCGAACCAAAATATGTGATCACCGCACTGGTATTAAACTTGTTTGGCGGATTTATCATTGCCAATATTATTAATCCTTATGAAGTAACAGAACAAGAGGATATTATTGATATTCAAGAAGAAGAGAAGCAAACTTTTTTTGAAATGCTTGGGGAATATATTTTGGATGGTTTCAAAGTGGCCATCATCGTCGGAGCAATGCTAATCGGTTTTGTTGCCCTAATTAGTATTATTAATCATGTGTTTGCTGCGATTTTCGGCATTAGCTTCCAAATGGCGCTTGGTTATTTGTTCGCACCATTTGCATTTGTCATTGGGGTACCTTCATCCGAAATTGTCGATGCAGGAACCATCATGGCGACAAAATTATTATCGAATGAGTTCGTTGCGATGATTGATTTAGGAAAAATCGCAGATTCATTGTCAAGCAGAACCGTTGGAATCATTTCTGTCTTCCTTGTTTCCTTTGCTAACTTTTCATCGATTGGAATTATCACTGGTGCTGTAAAAGCGTTAAACGAAAAGCAGGGAAATCTTGTCGCGAAGTTTGGCCTAAAATTACTTTTTGGCGCAACACTTGTAAGTCTGTTAACCGCTGCGATTACGGGTGTTATGCTTTAATGTTCTTTTTTTAATGTACGGCTTATTTTTCATGCATTATGACTTTTTTAACATATAATGGAATAAAAAACCACCGAATCATCAAATTAATCGGTGGTTTTTTTCGTTCTCTTGACTAAAAAATAAATAGCGCCCAAAACAACTGCGGCAATAATGATTGGCAGGACATATGGCTGGGCAAATTCTTTCACATGAGACCAGTTCTTGCCCAATACTTTTCCTAAGTAAAGGAAGAGAATCGTCCACGGCACAACGGCTGCCACGGTGTAAAGGGTAAATTTAGTTGCTGACATTTTGGCAATTCCAGCAGGAATGGAAATGGCATGTCTGACAACAGGTATGAACCTTGCAGAGAAAATCACACCGGCCCCATATTTTTCAAACCAACGTTCCGCAATATCAATATGACTCTTTTTAATAAGAACATATTTCCCGTATTTTTCTAAAAAAGGCCTTCCGCCATAATAGCCTGCCCAATATAAAAATAGCTGGGCAAGCGTGCCGCCGATCGTACCGGCAATAACAGCACCGACAAAATTGAGATGACCTTGTGAAATCATGTAACCGCCATAGCCTAAGACAATTTCACTTGGAATGATTTCTATCATTAATCCTAAGGCAATACCGAAGTAGCCTAGCTGGGATAAAAATTCCAAAATAGAGTTAATAAACTGTGCCATAGTTCACCTTCGCTTATGTAAATAATAGAGACCAACATTAATTAGTTTATACCAGTTTGTCTTATATTCAAATTAATATGGTACTTTTCTTTAAGAAATTCCTATATTTATAGAAAAAGGCAGTAGAGCCTTGTAGTTTTTCGGAAAATGTCTAGCACCAGCTCCTGAACAAGCGCTTCCGCTTTTCTATTAAGCATTTAACGAGTTTTCGGATGAGAACATATACGTTTTATGGTGGTAGCGAATGCTGTATACAAGACCCATCGCAAACATATTCCCCATGAGAGAGCTGCCGCCATAGCTGATGAATGGTAGCGGAATTCCAGTAATCGGCAGTACTTGAATTGTCATGCCGATATTTTGGAAGACATGAAAGGTAATCATACTAATAATTCCAGTACAGATATAGGTATTAAACGGGTCATTGGCATCTAAAGCAGTCTTGACTAAATGAAAGATAAGCAGAAAAAAGAGACCAATGACGATACTGCCGCCAACGAAGCCATACTCCTCACCAATAACACTAAAAATGAAATCAGTATGGGCTTCCGGGATATAAACTTCGCGATCGCCTAACCCTTTTCCGGTTATAAGTCCTGAGCCAATCGCAGTTAACGACTTTAACAAGTGGTAGCTCGAACTAGTTGCATGACTATAGGGATCAAGCCAAGCATAAATTCGGTTAAACTGATAGGTTTGCACATGGAGGTATTTTTCCAGAAATTCAGGCTTGACTAATACAAGATAGAATATAAGGGCTGCAAGGGATGCCCCCGCACTATATATCGGGATAATGATTTTCCATGAAATACCGGAAATCAAGATAATTCCTGTTAAAATGGATACGATGACCAGAGCTGTCCCAAGATCGGGCTGGAGCATAATCAATCCAAGCGGCACAGCTGTTGTAATGCCTAATTTTAAAAGTAAAAGAAAGTCAGTTTTTAATGATTTTTCAATATGCTTTTCGTGGTGGGTTGTAATTAGACGGCTTAAGGCTAAAATCAAAAAAATTTTTACGAATTCTGACGGCTGAATCTGCCCGATTCCTTTAATGACAAACCAGCTTTTTGCCCCGTTTCTTACAGGGGCAATGGTTTCTGGTGCAACGTAAACGCCAATAAGTAAAATCAGTCCGAAGCCATATAAATACCAGGAAAGCCGCTTATATTGATAGCCGTCGATGAAGATGGAGACGGAGATAATGGCGGCCCCTATTCCATACCAAAAAACCTGCATAACTAAAAAATTCTTCCCGCCATATTGTCCCGATGCTTGTGCACTATAAATAGCCGCACAGCTGACTAAGAAAAAAAGAAATAATAATAATGTTAAAGTCCAATCAAATCGATCGGCTTTTTTTCTGTATATATCCATCGGACACACCCATTTTTTTCTATAATGATCTACCTCATATCAGCAGAGAAAGGGTTCGCTAACAAAGCTTATTCGGAAAAATATTACATCCTCTTATATATAACGATTCCATACGCGAAAGGTTTCATTTAATTTTTTTTATATCTTTGGACTTCGGAAACTGTCCAGCTCCGGCAGCCAGCCGCTACTCCCGCTACTTCCGCTTTTCTTACATTAAATACTTTAAAAACATAGTGGCAATGCCAAAGTAGGTGAGTAACGAAAAAATATCGTTTAAAGTGGTAATCAGCGGCCCAGACGCCACCGCAGGGTCAATCTTCAAGCGGTAAAGGATTAGCGGTATAATCGTACCCGCAAGTGTCCCGATAATGAGAGTGAAAAATAAGGAGCAGCCGACAACAGCGCCCAATATCAAACTTCCCTGCCAGATATAAGCAATAATAGCAATTAGGACGGCACAGGTGATGCCGATGG
The DNA window shown above is from Neobacillus sp. WH10 and carries:
- a CDS encoding alpha/beta-type small acid-soluble spore protein — protein: MARRNKILVPEARKGLDALKAKVVQTANPENAKFEAAEEVGVPLKKGYNGQLTSEQAGKVGGRLGGSMVRELVKMAQENLSKKQ
- a CDS encoding MFS transporter, translated to MEKQLRKEKIWTKDFVLICFANFFIFLGFQMTLPTIPLFVEDLGGNDQLIGFVVGIFTFSALLLRPYAGKSLETKGRGFVYLIGLAIFVLSVGSFGFLTSITFLFVMRVVQGAGWGFSTTASGTIASDLIPASRRGEGMGYYGLSGNLALAIGPSLGLILTGIISFKQFFLICAGLGLVALLLSSRITYKKVEPKQKETKVKLDLYEKNALKPSMLMFFITVTFGGIAAFLPLYTAEKHISGIQMYFLLYALALMATRTFAGQIYDRKGHQAVFIPGTLLILAGMILLSWLPNSMILFLAAVLYGLGFGMVQPALQAWAIEKVPMHRRGMANATFYSFFDLGVGLGAMVFGQISHLLGYSSIYITSAVSIFISMLLYFYFLYKGRVSVAQQGS
- a CDS encoding TetR/AcrR family transcriptional regulator → MAPDRRKMIVEAATKSFSLFGYKATTMDQVAKLANVGKGTIYTFFKNKEELFEEIISSLVKEMIVEAEAVLQPDLPFTENVHRALYRLLEFRSQHHLMIKLVQEEAEMGTLTVSEMLQHVENEIIAYLQQKMETAIAKGALPAINTEITSFLLLKMYIALVSDWERNHEPLSSEQIAEIMKVFLLKGLPR
- a CDS encoding nucleoside transporter C-terminal domain-containing protein: MKFVMFLVALVVIFLLAFIVSNDKKGIKFKSIGIMVILQLLFAYFFLNTEIGLVLIRGISGVFEHLLAYAADGVNFVFGGIANKGEAPFFLNVLMPIVFISVLIGIAQYIRVLPIIIRFLGIVLSKVSGLGKLESYNAVASAVFGQSEVFISVKKQLPYLPEHRMYTLCTSAMSTVSASILGAYMTMIEPKYVITALVLNLFGGFIIANIINPYEVTEQEDIIDIQEEEKQTFFEMLGEYILDGFKVAIIVGAMLIGFVALISIINHVFAAIFGISFQMALGYLFAPFAFVIGVPSSEIVDAGTIMATKLLSNEFVAMIDLGKIADSLSSRTVGIISVFLVSFANFSSIGIITGAVKALNEKQGNLVAKFGLKLLFGATLVSLLTAAITGVML
- a CDS encoding DedA family protein: MAQFINSILEFLSQLGYFGIALGLMIEIIPSEIVLGYGGYMISQGHLNFVGAVIAGTIGGTLAQLFLYWAGYYGGRPFLEKYGKYVLIKKSHIDIAERWFEKYGAGVIFSARFIPVVRHAISIPAGIAKMSATKFTLYTVAAVVPWTILFLYLGKVLGKNWSHVKEFAQPYVLPIIIAAVVLGAIYFLVKRTKKTTD
- the argS gene encoding arginine--tRNA ligase, yielding MNYKKELAAILFELLDQEITAAELELMIEKPKIAAHGDLAFPCFTLAKLKRKSPNLIAQELSEKIQSPTFEKVEVVGAYLNIFLNKKLVSEQLISSIFEQKCHFGAQEFGNGGNVPIDMSSPNIAKPFSMGHLRSTVIGNSIALITEKCGYKPIRINHLGDWGTQFGKLITAYKLWGDAEKVKQNPIKELLALYIKFHDVAESDPSLEDQGRSWFKRLEDGDEEAQTLWQWFRDESLKEFSRIYELMNVQFDSYAGEAFYNDKMDRIVKLLEEKQLLVESDQAMVVELAEDQLPPCLIKKSDGATLYATRDLAAALYRKENYDFARSLYVVGHEQSLHFKQLIAVLRKMGYEWAEKMVHVPFGMMLKDGKKMSTRKGKVVLLEEVLNESISMARHNIEEKNPNLANKDAVSKQVGVGAVIFHDLKNNRMNDIEFSLEEMLRFEGETGPYVQYTFARACSILRKANWKADIQPENYTNSWEKEWKVASLLMEFAPAIKRACENFDPSQVAKYIVDLAQAFNKYYAEVKILEESSEREARLALVYSVTVVLKEGLRLLGIEAPEEM
- a CDS encoding GNAT family protein, giving the protein MMMNDLFKGKYLKLTAERDSDAEEMARWQENSDYLRKVDTDFAVPKSSAALREYDASKRNGSKNFEFRLRTLDDDTLIGFVALHGIEWNNQACLLAIGIGNPDHRGKGYGTDALNLILRYAFYELNMNRVGLDVISYNLQAIKAYEKVGFKTEGSMRSAVLRDGKKYDRVIMGILRDEWLKMQN
- a CDS encoding DinB family protein, encoding MSELLFKSFELTRSYFIKIVEALDEAILDVQPHGFNNTIHWHVGHVLTVAEQFMFGFPKKSTSLPANYMEIFATGTKPADWQGDVPSMQELSAQLKEQTKRIKEIPAESFNEKLKTPFLGQETFGELANFAIFHESLHLGQIQAMKRVIEAANAK
- a CDS encoding FtsW/RodA/SpoVE family cell cycle protein → MDIYRKKADRFDWTLTLLLFLFFLVSCAAIYSAQASGQYGGKNFLVMQVFWYGIGAAIISVSIFIDGYQYKRLSWYLYGFGLILLIGVYVAPETIAPVRNGAKSWFVIKGIGQIQPSEFVKIFLILALSRLITTHHEKHIEKSLKTDFLLLLKLGITTAVPLGLIMLQPDLGTALVIVSILTGIILISGISWKIIIPIYSAGASLAALIFYLVLVKPEFLEKYLHVQTYQFNRIYAWLDPYSHATSSSYHLLKSLTAIGSGLITGKGLGDREVYIPEAHTDFIFSVIGEEYGFVGGSIVIGLFFLLIFHLVKTALDANDPFNTYICTGIISMITFHVFQNIGMTIQVLPITGIPLPFISYGGSSLMGNMFAMGLVYSIRYHHKTYMFSSENSLNA